The Eubacteriaceae bacterium Marseille-Q4139 genome has a window encoding:
- a CDS encoding NFACT family protein — protein MAFDGIVIANLVHELKGAVLSGRISKIAQPERDELLLTIKGNSGNVRLLISANASLPLLYFTENNKPSPMTAPNFCMLLRKHIANGRIVSVSQPGLERIIRIEVEHLDELGDLRRKSLIVELMGKHSNIIFCDENDMILDSIKHISAQVSSVREVLPGRTYFIPHTQEKKNPLEISEEEFKAVIGAAPQPLSKAIYMNLTGISPVVSAEICHLASLDGDISAREFSDAALTHLFHAFGWIMDDVKSGNFRPSIIYRGDVPVEFSSVPLTMMEGGDYRAEEFSSISRLLETYYAEKNAVSRIHQKSTDLRRIVSTALERNYKKLDLQRKQLKDTEKREKYRIYGELLNTYGYGLSGGEKTLACLNYYDNTEVKIPLDETLSAQENAKKYFDRYNKQKRTFEAVSEQLTQTEAEIAHLESISSALDIALAEDDLVEIREELMEYGYIKKRHAGGKKPKITSRPFHYLSSDGFHIYVGKNNYQNEELTFKTANGGDWWFHAKGMPGSHVIVKTEGKELPDRTFEEAGELAAYYSKGRENDKVEIDYIQRKFLKKVPGAAPGFVIYHSNYSLVASPRLALKEVK, from the coding sequence ATGGCATTTGATGGAATTGTTATTGCAAATCTTGTACACGAATTAAAGGGCGCCGTCCTCTCCGGCCGGATTTCCAAAATCGCACAGCCGGAACGAGACGAGCTCCTTCTTACCATAAAAGGGAACTCCGGCAATGTGCGGCTTTTGATTTCCGCCAACGCGAGCCTGCCGCTCCTTTATTTTACGGAAAACAACAAGCCGAGCCCCATGACGGCGCCGAATTTCTGCATGCTGCTGAGAAAGCACATCGCCAACGGGCGCATCGTCTCGGTTTCGCAGCCGGGACTTGAGCGGATCATCCGCATCGAGGTGGAACATCTCGACGAGCTCGGGGATCTCAGACGGAAATCCCTGATCGTGGAGCTGATGGGAAAACACAGCAACATCATCTTCTGCGACGAAAACGACATGATCCTAGACAGCATCAAGCATATTTCCGCCCAGGTCAGCTCCGTCCGCGAGGTTCTTCCCGGCCGGACTTACTTCATCCCCCACACCCAGGAGAAGAAAAATCCCCTGGAAATCTCCGAGGAAGAATTTAAGGCCGTCATCGGTGCAGCGCCCCAGCCGCTTTCCAAGGCTATTTATATGAACTTAACCGGCATAAGCCCTGTCGTTTCTGCGGAAATCTGCCATCTGGCCTCCTTAGACGGCGACATCTCCGCAAGGGAGTTTTCCGATGCGGCGCTCACCCATCTCTTCCATGCCTTCGGCTGGATCATGGACGATGTGAAAAGCGGGAATTTCCGGCCGTCCATCATCTACCGCGGAGATGTGCCCGTGGAGTTTTCTTCGGTGCCTTTAACGATGATGGAGGGCGGCGATTATCGCGCTGAGGAATTTTCATCCATCAGCCGCCTTTTGGAGACCTATTACGCGGAAAAGAATGCCGTTTCCAGAATCCATCAGAAATCCACGGATCTCCGCCGGATCGTCTCCACGGCCCTGGAGCGGAATTACAAGAAGCTGGATCTCCAGAGAAAGCAGTTAAAGGATACGGAAAAGCGGGAAAAATACAGGATTTACGGCGAGCTTTTAAACACGTATGGCTACGGCCTTTCCGGAGGGGAAAAAACGCTTGCCTGCCTCAATTATTACGACAATACCGAGGTCAAAATCCCCCTCGATGAGACGCTTTCAGCCCAGGAGAATGCAAAGAAATATTTTGACCGTTATAACAAACAGAAGCGCACCTTCGAGGCCGTCTCCGAACAGCTTACGCAGACGGAAGCGGAAATCGCCCACTTAGAGTCCATCAGCTCTGCCCTCGACATTGCCCTCGCCGAGGACGACCTGGTGGAAATCCGCGAGGAACTCATGGAGTACGGCTATATCAAGAAGCGCCATGCCGGCGGCAAAAAGCCGAAAATCACCAGCCGTCCCTTCCATTATCTCTCTTCGGACGGCTTCCACATCTATGTGGGAAAGAACAATTACCAGAACGAGGAACTGACCTTCAAGACGGCAAACGGCGGCGACTGGTGGTTCCATGCAAAGGGCATGCCCGGCTCCCATGTGATCGTGAAAACCGAGGGAAAGGAGCTTCCTGACCGCACCTTTGAGGAGGCCGGCGAGTTGGCGGCCTACTATTCCAAAGGCCGTGAGAATGATAAGGTGGAGATCGACTATATCCAGCGGAAATTCTTAAAAAAAGTGCCGGGAGCGGCTCCCGGCTTTGTGATCTATCATTCCAACTATTCACTTGTCGCGTCGCCGCGGCTTGCGCTGAAAGAGGTGAAATAG
- a CDS encoding methylated-DNA--[protein]-cysteine S-methyltransferase, giving the protein MYVTEYDSPVGRLLLGSDGTALTGLWMEGQKYFGGTGKELMEKQDSLPVFDAAKDWLDRYFAGKRPAASELPLAPSGSPFYQEVWKILLEIPYGTVTTYGAIAGKIAEKRNRPSMSAQAVGGAVGHNPISIIIPCHRVVGAGGSLTGYAGGVERKRWLLELEGGWGRGKTAGL; this is encoded by the coding sequence ATGTATGTGACAGAATATGATTCGCCGGTGGGACGGCTTCTGCTGGGTTCAGACGGAACGGCGCTTACGGGACTTTGGATGGAAGGCCAGAAGTATTTTGGCGGGACGGGAAAGGAGCTGATGGAAAAGCAGGACTCTCTGCCAGTGTTTGACGCGGCCAAAGACTGGCTGGATCGGTATTTTGCCGGAAAGCGACCTGCGGCATCAGAGCTTCCCCTTGCGCCTTCCGGGAGTCCGTTTTATCAGGAGGTTTGGAAAATTCTTTTGGAGATCCCGTATGGAACCGTGACGACCTACGGAGCTATTGCAGGAAAAATTGCAGAAAAGAGAAACCGCCCGTCCATGTCGGCGCAGGCCGTCGGCGGCGCGGTGGGGCATAACCCGATTTCCATTATAATCCCCTGCCACCGCGTCGTGGGAGCCGGCGGAAGCCTGACCGGGTATGCCGGCGGGGTGGAGAGGAAGAGGTGGCTTTTGGAGCTTGAAGGGGGATGGGGGAGAGGAAAAACGGCAGGCCTGTAA
- a CDS encoding helix-turn-helix domain-containing protein — MEMEREKMYAAYKAKDARFDGRFFVGISSTGIYCRPICRARLAKPENCTFFATAAEAELAGYRPCLLCRPEQSPGRPAGEPSSRALADRAARLMEAGCGAGRNLEELAAELWCTSRHLRRVFAEEFHVTPVQYLKTCRLLLAKSLLTDTELSVLNTAMASGFQSLRRFQDAFKEQYRMTPTDLRKQVSEKKKEKKDGSITVCLSYRPPYRYEELLRFFAERAIPGVEIVKDGRYYRTARVKDAEGRRHNGWFSVGHEPEKNALSVTVGETLLPVLSQILGRVRRMFDLSCDPETVACALSGMEAVRPGLFKPGTRVPGSFDAFELSVRAVLGQQITVRAACTLAGRLAEALGTPVFTGIEGLSLLFPEPEEFLSSGEPLESRLGPLGILSSRSAAIKSLAEVFTDGSIRFGFCADPEAEMKKLLKIRGIGNWTAQYIAMRTMAWTDAFLETDAGIKKALPGLSPKELLKLAEPWRPWRSYANMCLWNSLYGEEKTECM; from the coding sequence ATGGAGATGGAGCGAGAAAAAATGTATGCTGCATACAAAGCAAAGGATGCAAGGTTTGATGGCCGCTTTTTCGTCGGCATTTCGTCGACGGGAATCTACTGCCGTCCCATCTGCCGAGCCAGGCTGGCGAAGCCTGAAAACTGCACCTTTTTTGCGACGGCAGCTGAAGCGGAGCTGGCGGGCTACCGTCCCTGCCTTCTCTGCCGTCCGGAGCAGTCGCCGGGAAGGCCGGCGGGAGAGCCTTCCTCCAGAGCACTTGCAGACAGGGCCGCCAGGCTCATGGAGGCGGGCTGCGGAGCCGGACGGAATTTGGAGGAACTGGCCGCAGAGCTGTGGTGCACAAGCCGCCATCTGCGGCGCGTTTTTGCGGAAGAGTTCCATGTGACACCGGTTCAGTATTTAAAAACATGCCGTCTTCTTCTGGCGAAAAGCCTTCTGACGGATACGGAGCTTTCGGTGCTGAATACGGCCATGGCATCGGGGTTCCAAAGCCTGCGCCGCTTCCAGGATGCATTCAAAGAGCAGTATCGTATGACGCCGACAGACCTCAGAAAGCAGGTGTCGGAAAAGAAAAAGGAGAAGAAAGACGGAAGCATCACGGTCTGCCTTTCCTACCGGCCGCCGTACCGCTATGAAGAGCTGCTGCGGTTTTTCGCAGAGAGGGCCATCCCCGGTGTGGAGATAGTAAAAGACGGGCGCTATTACAGGACGGCGCGGGTGAAGGATGCGGAAGGCAGGCGCCATAACGGCTGGTTTTCCGTTGGCCATGAGCCGGAAAAGAACGCCCTTTCGGTGACGGTCGGAGAGACGCTGCTTCCGGTTTTATCCCAGATCCTTGGAAGGGTGCGGAGGATGTTTGATTTATCTTGTGATCCCGAGACGGTCGCCTGCGCCCTTTCCGGCATGGAGGCGGTACGGCCGGGGCTTTTTAAGCCGGGGACGCGCGTTCCGGGAAGCTTTGATGCCTTTGAGCTTTCCGTGCGGGCCGTTTTAGGCCAGCAGATCACAGTGCGGGCGGCCTGTACGTTGGCAGGGCGGCTGGCAGAGGCCTTGGGAACGCCTGTTTTTACGGGAATCGAGGGACTTTCGCTCCTGTTCCCGGAGCCGGAGGAGTTTCTTTCTTCCGGGGAGCCTCTTGAGAGCCGCCTTGGCCCTCTTGGAATCCTTTCTTCGCGGTCAGCCGCCATCAAAAGCCTGGCGGAGGTGTTCACAGACGGGAGTATCCGCTTTGGGTTCTGCGCCGACCCGGAGGCGGAAATGAAGAAGCTGTTAAAAATTCGAGGAATCGGGAACTGGACGGCCCAGTACATTGCCATGCGTACGATGGCCTGGACAGACGCATTCCTGGAAACAGATGCCGGAATCAAAAAGGCGCTTCCGGGACTTAGTCCCAAAGAGCTTCTTAAACTGGCGGAGCCGTGGCGGCCGTGGCGGAGCTACGCCAACATGTGCCTTTGGAATTCCCTTTACGGAGAGGAGAAAACAGAATGTATGTGA
- the thiM gene encoding hydroxyethylthiazole kinase, which produces MNVMEHLRKKNPLIHCITNYVTACDVANAVLAVGGSPIMADAPEESSEVTGMADALVINLGMLNSGKREAMFRSCKKAGELGLPIVLDPVGVGISAFRRETAAELLKAFPFAAIRGNLSEISYLCGLPAAEKGVDSGAGTGEGAAIFAARKAAKDYRTTVVVTGAEDIVSDGTRTAKIANGVPEMRQITGMGCMLSGILGACAAAEPDTFQAAVTAAAAMGIAGESSLEGIGKNGVGSLHVGILDALGRMDDETVRLRGKIKYDE; this is translated from the coding sequence ATGAATGTCATGGAACATCTCAGGAAAAAGAACCCGCTCATCCACTGCATCACCAATTACGTGACGGCCTGCGACGTGGCAAACGCCGTTCTGGCCGTGGGCGGCTCGCCGATCATGGCCGATGCGCCGGAAGAGTCCTCAGAAGTGACGGGAATGGCCGATGCCCTCGTCATCAATCTCGGCATGTTAAACAGCGGGAAGCGGGAGGCCATGTTCCGTTCCTGCAAAAAAGCAGGAGAGCTGGGGCTTCCGATTGTCTTAGACCCGGTCGGCGTGGGCATTTCTGCGTTCCGGAGAGAGACGGCCGCAGAGCTTTTAAAAGCGTTTCCGTTCGCGGCCATCCGCGGGAACCTGTCGGAGATATCCTATCTCTGCGGCCTGCCGGCGGCAGAAAAAGGCGTCGACAGCGGCGCGGGAACAGGAGAGGGCGCCGCTATTTTTGCAGCCAGGAAAGCGGCAAAGGATTACAGAACGACCGTCGTCGTGACGGGCGCCGAGGACATCGTTTCCGACGGAACCCGCACGGCAAAAATTGCAAACGGCGTCCCCGAAATGCGGCAGATTACGGGAATGGGCTGCATGCTTTCCGGGATTCTCGGCGCATGCGCCGCGGCAGAGCCGGACACGTTCCAGGCGGCCGTCACAGCCGCAGCCGCCATGGGAATCGCCGGGGAGTCTTCCCTGGAGGGCATTGGAAAAAATGGTGTAGGAAGTCTCCATGTGGGGATTTTGGATGCCCTTGGCCGGATGGACGATGAGACTGTGCGGCTGCGGGGGAAAATCAAGTATGATGAGTAG